One window of Cellulomonas shaoxiangyii genomic DNA carries:
- a CDS encoding biotin transporter BioY, whose amino-acid sequence MSSAFDETTTAPPTPASGTPALPAPRTHRRPATDVALVATFAAFVAACTLVPSIPTGAGVPITLQTFGVMLAGLVLGPLRGFLAVALYLVVGLAGVPVFADLSSGLGTLGKPSVGYLLAFPLAALVAGLLSRVALRAPVRRRWAALAAAGLGASFLTVHPAGVAGLMWLREVDLPAALAIDVVYWPGDVLKNLLAGAVTVAVLRAFPDLRPDVRPRQAAQPS is encoded by the coding sequence ATGTCCAGCGCTTTCGACGAGACCACCACCGCGCCGCCCACCCCGGCGTCCGGCACGCCCGCGCTGCCGGCGCCGCGCACGCACCGCCGGCCGGCCACGGACGTGGCGCTCGTCGCCACGTTCGCCGCCTTCGTCGCCGCCTGCACGCTCGTGCCCTCGATCCCGACGGGTGCCGGCGTGCCCATCACCCTGCAGACGTTCGGCGTGATGCTCGCGGGCCTCGTCCTGGGGCCGCTGCGCGGCTTCCTCGCGGTCGCGCTGTACCTCGTCGTCGGGCTGGCCGGCGTCCCGGTCTTCGCCGACCTCAGCAGCGGGCTCGGCACGCTCGGCAAGCCGTCCGTCGGCTACCTGCTGGCGTTCCCCCTCGCCGCGCTGGTGGCGGGCCTGCTGTCGCGCGTCGCCCTGCGCGCCCCCGTGCGCCGGCGCTGGGCGGCGCTCGCCGCGGCCGGGCTCGGCGCGTCGTTCCTCACCGTGCACCCGGCCGGCGTCGCCGGCCTCATGTGGCTCCGCGAGGTCGACCTGCCGGCCGCGCTCGCCATCGACGTCGTCTACTGGCCCGGCGACGTCCTGAAGAACCTGCTCGCCGGTGCGGTGACCGTGGCCGTGCTGCGGGCGTTCCCCGACCTGCGTCCGGACGTGCGCCCTCGGCAGGCCGCACAGCCGTCGTGA
- a CDS encoding energy-coupling factor ABC transporter ATP-binding protein, protein MIALEDVEVTAWAPDPDGGPDRVVRLLGPVSLRLDERRVAVVGANGSGKSTLARLLNGLVLPSAGRVSVDGLDTADDGAAVRRRVGFVFTDPDAQIVMPTPVEDVALSLRRTVPDARERTARALDVLARFGLAERAHVPVHSLSGGQRQLLALAAVLATEPAVLVCDEPTTLLDLRWRTRVDDLLASLDQQVVVVTHDLDAAARADRVLVVDGGAVAADGPPGSALARYRELMTRPDAAGTATHHEARVGPVPAPEARA, encoded by the coding sequence GTGATCGCTCTCGAGGACGTCGAGGTCACGGCCTGGGCGCCGGACCCGGACGGCGGCCCCGACCGCGTCGTGCGGCTGCTGGGTCCGGTGTCGCTGCGGCTCGACGAGCGCCGGGTCGCTGTCGTCGGCGCCAACGGGTCCGGCAAGTCCACGCTCGCGCGGCTGCTCAACGGCCTCGTGCTGCCGTCCGCGGGTCGGGTGAGCGTCGACGGCCTCGACACCGCGGACGACGGCGCGGCGGTGCGGCGCCGGGTCGGGTTCGTCTTCACCGACCCCGACGCGCAGATCGTCATGCCGACGCCCGTCGAGGATGTCGCCCTGTCCCTGCGCCGCACGGTGCCCGACGCGCGCGAGCGCACGGCGCGGGCGCTCGACGTGCTCGCGCGGTTCGGCCTGGCCGAGCGCGCGCACGTGCCCGTGCACTCCCTCTCCGGCGGGCAGCGCCAGCTGCTCGCGCTCGCCGCGGTGCTCGCGACCGAACCGGCCGTGCTCGTGTGCGACGAGCCGACGACGCTGCTCGACCTACGCTGGCGCACGCGCGTCGACGACCTGCTCGCGTCGCTCGACCAGCAGGTGGTCGTCGTGACGCACGACCTGGACGCGGCTGCGCGCGCCGACCGCGTGCTGGTGGTGGACGGCGGGGCCGTCGCGGCGGACGGGCCGCCCGGGTCGGCGCTCGCGCGCTACCGGGAGCTGATGACGCGGCCCGACGCCGCGGGCACCGCGACGCACCACGAGGCGCGCGTGGGCCCAGTGCCGGCGCCGGAGGCGCGCGCGTGA
- a CDS encoding energy-coupling factor transporter transmembrane component T family protein, protein MSRAGRTGPGRPQRPPWAGPLGLHHPGHSPLHRAPVAAKLLGLAALGLAVVLVRGVAAAAVGLGVVVGATWLARVPWHRTTRGLLPVAATALVLGAYQTWVGDPARGAEAALDLLTLVLAGSLVTATTRADDLLGAVTRAARPLRHVGLPPETVGLAVGLFLRTVPVLVHTVTETRDAARARGLARDPRALVVPAAVRMVGRARTTGDALAARGLGEA, encoded by the coding sequence GTGAGCCGCGCCGGGCGCACCGGACCCGGACGGCCGCAGCGGCCGCCGTGGGCCGGCCCGCTGGGCCTGCACCATCCGGGGCACAGCCCGCTGCACCGCGCGCCCGTGGCGGCCAAGCTGCTCGGGCTGGCGGCCCTCGGCCTCGCGGTCGTGCTCGTGCGGGGCGTCGCGGCGGCCGCCGTCGGCCTGGGCGTGGTCGTGGGCGCGACGTGGCTCGCCCGCGTGCCGTGGCACCGCACCACGCGCGGTCTGCTGCCCGTGGCAGCCACCGCCCTCGTGCTGGGCGCGTACCAGACCTGGGTCGGCGACCCGGCGCGGGGGGCCGAGGCCGCGCTCGACCTGCTGACGCTCGTGCTGGCCGGCAGCCTGGTCACGGCCACGACGCGCGCCGACGACCTGCTCGGCGCCGTCACGCGGGCGGCGCGCCCCCTGCGGCACGTCGGCCTGCCCCCGGAGACGGTCGGCCTCGCGGTCGGCCTGTTCCTGCGGACCGTGCCCGTGCTCGTGCACACGGTCACCGAGACGCGGGACGCGGCCCGCGCCCGCGGCCTCGCGCGCGACCCGCGCGCCCTCGTCGTGCCGGCGGCCGTCCGGATGGTCGGGCGCGCCCGCACGACGGGCGACGCCCTCGCGGCGCGGGGCCTCGGCGAGGCCTGA
- the ypfJ gene encoding KPN_02809 family neutral zinc metallopeptidase, which yields MTFSEGGNFEGGRVRRRSGGRTAAAGGGLVGVIALAIFLFTGQDVSPLLGGSAGGGEGGPAQDVAGCTAEQANADPTCRFSASLQALDTYWAATLPAAGAQFAQPAGEIFEGGVQTGCGAASSSTGPFYCPPDQGIYLDLGFFDVLQSQFGTEGGPLAEMYVYAHEYGHHVQNLTGVFERADRSGGGAESDSVRVELQADCYAGMWAGDAATRVDPDTGVTFLQPITQEQLATALDTAAAIGDDHIQQQSGGGVDPDTWTHGSSEQRQRWFTTGYEQGSMEACDTFAAATL from the coding sequence GTGACATTCAGCGAGGGTGGCAACTTCGAGGGCGGCCGCGTCCGCCGACGCTCCGGCGGACGCACGGCGGCGGCCGGTGGCGGCCTGGTCGGCGTGATCGCGCTGGCGATCTTCCTGTTCACCGGGCAGGACGTGTCGCCGCTGCTGGGCGGGAGCGCCGGCGGTGGCGAGGGCGGCCCCGCACAGGACGTCGCCGGGTGCACCGCCGAGCAGGCCAACGCCGACCCGACGTGCCGCTTCTCGGCGAGCCTGCAGGCTCTCGACACCTACTGGGCCGCGACGCTGCCCGCCGCCGGGGCACAGTTCGCACAGCCGGCGGGCGAGATCTTCGAGGGCGGCGTGCAGACCGGCTGCGGTGCCGCGTCGTCGTCGACCGGGCCGTTCTACTGCCCGCCCGACCAGGGGATCTACCTCGACCTCGGCTTCTTCGACGTGCTGCAGTCGCAGTTCGGCACGGAGGGCGGGCCGCTGGCGGAGATGTACGTCTACGCGCACGAGTACGGCCACCACGTGCAGAACCTCACCGGCGTCTTCGAGCGCGCCGACCGCAGCGGCGGCGGCGCCGAGTCCGACTCCGTGCGCGTCGAGCTGCAGGCCGACTGCTACGCCGGCATGTGGGCGGGCGACGCCGCGACCCGCGTCGACCCCGACACCGGCGTCACCTTCCTCCAGCCGATCACGCAGGAGCAGCTCGCCACCGCCCTCGACACCGCCGCGGCGATCGGCGACGACCACATCCAGCAGCAGTCCGGCGGCGGCGTCGACCCCGACACCTGGACGCACGGGTCCAGCGAGCAGCGCCAGCGCTGGTTCACGACCGGCTACGAGCAGGGCTCGATGGAGGCGTGCGACACGTTCGCCGCCGCCACGCTCTGA
- a CDS encoding metal-sulfur cluster assembly factor encodes MTTDHTTTPAAAVPAATAAPANVADVEEALRDVIDPELGINVVDLGLIYGIALEGSTAVIDMTLTSAACPLTDVIEDQSAQALEGLVDGFRINWVWMPPWGPEKITDDGREQMRALGFNI; translated from the coding sequence ATGACCACCGACCACACCACCACGCCCGCCGCTGCCGTGCCGGCCGCGACGGCGGCCCCCGCCAACGTCGCCGACGTCGAGGAGGCGCTCCGCGACGTCATCGACCCCGAGCTCGGGATCAACGTCGTCGACCTCGGCCTCATCTACGGCATCGCGCTCGAGGGCAGCACCGCGGTCATCGACATGACGCTCACGTCGGCGGCGTGCCCGCTGACCGACGTCATCGAGGACCAGTCGGCGCAGGCCCTCGAGGGACTCGTCGACGGCTTCCGCATCAACTGGGTGTGGATGCCGCCGTGGGGCCCGGAGAAGATCACCGACGACGGCCGCGAGCAGATGCGGGCCCTCGGCTTCAACATCTGA
- the sufU gene encoding Fe-S cluster assembly sulfur transfer protein SufU: MSTGSMEQLYQQVILDHAKHPHGRGLGGAGDAAARTGESHQVNPTCGDEVTLQVDLDDTGVVRDVRWEGQGCSISQASVSVLHDLVVDRDLAGVDEVAATFRALMQSKGAGLHDEHAEDLLGDATAFTGVGRFSARVKCALLGWTALSDALITSGARAREDA; this comes from the coding sequence ATGAGCACCGGATCGATGGAGCAGCTGTACCAGCAGGTCATCCTGGACCACGCGAAGCACCCGCACGGGCGGGGCCTCGGGGGTGCCGGCGACGCCGCGGCACGCACGGGGGAGTCGCACCAGGTGAACCCGACGTGCGGTGACGAGGTGACCCTCCAGGTCGACCTCGACGACACCGGCGTCGTGCGCGACGTGCGCTGGGAGGGGCAGGGCTGCAGCATCTCGCAGGCCTCCGTCTCGGTGCTGCACGACCTCGTCGTCGACCGGGACCTGGCGGGCGTCGACGAGGTGGCCGCCACGTTCCGTGCGCTCATGCAGTCCAAGGGCGCCGGGCTGCACGACGAGCACGCCGAGGACCTCCTCGGCGACGCCACCGCCTTCACGGGCGTCGGGCGGTTCTCGGCACGCGTCAAGTGCGCGCTGCTCGGCTGGACCGCCCTGTCCGACGCCCTCATCACGTCCGGCGCACGCGCCCGGGAGGACGCATGA